From one Triticum aestivum cultivar Chinese Spring chromosome 4B, IWGSC CS RefSeq v2.1, whole genome shotgun sequence genomic stretch:
- the LOC123091362 gene encoding transcriptional corepressor SEUSS: MVSSGPPNPMGPGQPGGGASLLRTSSSLLSGGQQGMGGGGGMLQSQSPFSSLVSPRSQFGGNGLLGATSNVSSLLNRSSFGNGSPVPSPGQMPNGGLPMNTLQQRGGLDGAGDFTGTGGSDPMSFPSSSSQVSLGNHLGSDILQQQQQQMDVRDLQHQQEQQHQQHQLPMSYNQQQLPSQQSQPQAAVKLENGGSIGGVKLEQQMGLPDQNGPAQMMRNVGNVKFESQQLQGLRGLGAVKMEQSSSDPSAFLQQQQQQQQHHHHLLQLTKQNPQAAAAAQLNLLQQQRLLHMQQQHQQQHQQILKNLPLQRNQLQQQQQQQQQQQQQQQQQLLRQQSLNMRTPGKLAPYEPGTCAKRLTHYMYHQQNRPQDNNIEYWRNFVNEYFAPTAKKRWCVSLYGSGRQTTGVFPQDVWHCEICNRKPGRGFETTVEVLPRLCQIKYASGTLEELLYIDMPRESQNASGQIILDYAKAIQESVFDQLRVVREGHLRIVFNPDLKIASWEFCARRHEELIPRRSIIPQVSQLGTVVQKYQAAAQSSTSLTTQDMQNNCNSFVACARQLAKALEVPLVNDLGYTKRYVRCLQIAEVVNCMKDLIDYSRQTGSGPINSLHNFPRRSSSGINPLQPQQQQPEEQQSVPQSSNQSGQNSAPMAGVQASASANADVTSNNSLTCAPSTSAPSPSVVGLLQGSVNSRQDHPMGTVNGLYNSGDDGVIPKVNSTSSLQSNPSPSFSSQVPTSSNNNMMPAPQNTNQLSSPAVSSSNLPPMQPPATRAQEPEPSDSQSSVQRILQEMMSSQMNGVGHGANDMKRPNGLAPGINGVNCLVGNAVTNHSGVGGMGFGAMGGFGSNSAASGLRMAMANNAMANSGMAMNGRMGMGMHHSAHDLSQLGQQQQQQNQHQHQQHQQQHDIGNQLLGGLRAANSFNNLQYDWKPSQ; this comes from the exons ATGGTATCGTCAGGGCCGCCGAACCCAATGGGGCCTGGGCAGCCAGGAGGCGGTGCCTCACTTCTCCGGACAAGTTCTAGCCTGCTCAGTGGTGGCCAACAGGGAATGGGTGGGGGTGGCGGCATGCTGCAGTCGCAGTCCCCGTTCTCATCTCTTGTCTCCCCAAGGTCTCAGTTTGGTGGAAATGGCTTGCTGGGAGCAACCTCTAATGTCTCCTCCCTGCTCAACCGGTCATCGTTTGGAAACGGGAGCCCTGTTCCAAGTCCAGGACAAATGCCAAACGGTGGGCTTCCGATGAATACCCTTCAGCAGAGAGGGGGGCTTGATGGCGCTGGTGATTTTACTGGCACTGGAGGATCCGATCCTATGTCGTTTCCATCCTCCTCCTCGCAGGTTAGTTTGGGCAATCACCTAGGTTCAGATatcctgcagcagcagcagcagcagatggaTGTGCGGGATTTGCAGCACCAGCAAgagcaacaacatcaacaacatcaACTGCCGATGTCTTACAACCAGCAGCAGTTGCCGTCACAGCAGTCGCAGCCGCAGGCTGCAGTGAAGTTGGAGAATGGTGGCAGCATTGGTGGAGTCAAATTAGAACAGCAGATGGGACTGCCTGACCAGAATGGCCCAGCCCAGATGATGCGCAATGTTGGAAATGTAAAATTTGAGTCGCAGCAGTTGCAAGGGTTGAGGGGTTTGGGCGCAGTCAAGATGGAGCAGTCGAGTTCGGACCCATCAGCATTcttgcagcaacagcagcaacaacagcagcaccaTCACCACTTGTTGCAACTCACGAAGCAGAACCCTCAAGCTGCTGCGGCTGCCCAACTGAACCTCTTGCAACAGCAGCGTCTTTTACATATGCAGCAGCAGCATCAGCAGCAACACCAACAGATTCTAAAGAATCTGCCTTTACAGAGAAACCAAttacaacagcaacagcagcagcagcaacaacagcagcagcagcagcagcagcagttacTTCGTCAACAGAGTCTAAACATGAGAACCCCAGGAAAGCTGGCTCCTTATGAGCCAGGTACCTGTGCAAAAAGATTGACCCATTACATGTATCATCAACAGAACAGACCACAG GATAACAATATAGAGTACTGGAGAAACTTTGTCAATGAGTATTTTGCTCCAACTGCTAAAAAGAGGTGGTGTGTATCTCTCTATGGAAGTGGTCGTCAAACTACTGGAGTTTTCCCTCAG GATGTCTGGCACTGCGAAATATGCAATCGAAAGCCTGGCCGGGGCTTTG AGACAACAGTAGAGGTCTTACCGCGGCTATGCCAAATCAAATATGCGAGTGGTACATTGGAAGAACTATTGTATATTGATATGCCACGCGAATCCCAGAATGCATCTGGACAGATTATTTTGGATTATGCAAAAGCAATCCAGGAAAGTGTCTTTGATCAATTGCGCGTGGTACGTGAAGGGCATCTAAGGATAGTTTTTAATCCAGACCTCAAG ATTGCATCTTGGGAGTTTTGTGCTAGGCGTCATGAGGAACTGATTCCGCGGAGATCAATAATACCTCAG GTTAGTCAGCTTGGCACGGTTGTACAAAAATACCAGGCTGCTGCTCAAAGTTCAACGAGTTTAACGACCCAGGACATGCAGAATAATTGCAACTC GTTTGTTGCATGTGCGCGCCAACTGGCTAAAGCCTTGGAGGTGCCTTTGGTAAACGATTTAGGATATACAAAAAGATATGTCCGCTGCCTTCAG ATTGCGGAGGTGGTAAACTGCATGAAAGATCTGATTGACTATAGCAGGCAGACTGGATCTGGACCAATCA ATAGCCTTCATAACTTTCCTCGGAGGAGTTCATCAGGTATTAACCCTCTTCAACCACAGCAGCAACAGCCTGAAGAGCAGCAATCTGTTCCCCAGAGTTCAAACCAGAGTGGCCAAAATTCTGCTCCTATGGCTGGTGTGCAGGCTTCTGCCTCTGCCAATGCAGACGTGACATCAAATAATTCTTTGACGTGTGCACCCTCTACATCTGCACCCTCGCCATCTGTTGTTGGGCTCCTCCAAGGTTCAGTGAATTCTAGACAAGATCATCCAATGGGCACTGTAAATGGTCTGTATAACAGTGGAGATGATGGCGTAATTCCCAAGGTGAACTCTACAAGTTCATTGCAGTCAAATCCGTCTCCCTCTTTCTCTTCCCAGGTGCCCACATCATCCAATAATAACATGATGCCCGCCCCTCAGAACACAAACCAACTCAGTTCCCCAGCAGTATCATCATCAAACTTGCCTCCAATGCAGCCACCTGCAACTCGGGCTCAGGAACCTGAGCCAAGTGATTCCCAAAGCTCGGTTCAGAGAATCTTGCAAGAGATGATGTCATCACAAATGAATGGTGTTGGCCATGGAGCAAATGACATGAAGAGACCAAACGGACTTGCCCCTGGTATTAATGGGGTTAACTGCTTAGTTGGTAATGCGGTCACAAATCACTCAGGAGTGGGAGGAATGGGATTTGGGGCCATGGGTGGATTTGGTTCAAATAGTGCAGCTAGTGGACTGAGAATGGCAATGGCAAACAATGCAATGGCAAACAGTGGGATGGCAATGAATGGCAGGATGGGGATGGGGATGCATCACAGTGCACATGACCTATCACAGTtgggccagcagcagcagcagcagaaccagcaccagcaccagcagcaTCAGCAACAGCATGACATAGGAAATCAGCTGTTGGGTGGACTTAGAGCTGCAAATAGCTTCAATAATCTTCAGTATGACTGGAAACCCTctcaatag